A window of Polyodon spathula isolate WHYD16114869_AA chromosome 22, ASM1765450v1, whole genome shotgun sequence contains these coding sequences:
- the LOC121297382 gene encoding MORN repeat-containing protein 3-like: MPHLKTPRKPRPLWKEWDRKAQKCGVRHTVYSVNGDEYTGEWLDNKKHGKGTQVWKKTGAIYDGDWKCGNRSGFGTFSLPDPVTGEYVKVYSGGWKDDMKDGFGTYFYSETEHYEGEWKKDKRSGWGRMYYGDGGIAEGEWLNDKLNGQGMFRLANENRYEGSWKNGMKHGPGKFVYLDKGQLYEAVWVENIAKCGKMSDFGREGAPAPPVYPIPKIHLLDPEAVLKDARSTLPIEED, from the exons ATGCCTCACTTAAAGACACCCAGGAAGCCCCGGCCTCTTTGGAAAGAATGGGACAGAAAGGCACAGAAATGTGGCGTGAGACATACTGTCTATTCAGTCAATGGGGATGAATACACAGGTGAATGGCTGGACAACAAGAAGCATG GAAAGGGTACGCAGGTTTGGAAAAAAACTGGAGCCATTTATGATGGGGACTGGAAATGTGGAAATCGAAGTGGTTTTGGGACCTTCAGCTTACCTGACCCTGTAACTGGAGAGTATGTTAAAGTGTATTCAGGAGGTTGGAAAGATGACATGAAAGAT ggGTTTGGAACTTACTTTTACTCTGAGACGGAGCATTATGAAGGAGAGTGGAAGAAAGACAAGAGAAGTGGCTGGGGCAGAATGTATTATGGAGATGGTGGCATCGCTGAAGGAGAATGGCTTAATGACAAACTTAATGGCCAGGGAATGTTTAGACTGG CCAATGAGAACAGGTATGAAGGCTCTTGGAAGAATGGGATGAAACATGGCCCTGGCAAGTTTGTCTACCTGGACAAGGGTCAGCTGTATGAAGCAGTGTGGGTAGAGAACATTGCAAAGTGTGGGAAAATGAGCGACTTTGGAAGAGAAGGGGCTCCAGCACCTCCAGTTTATCCAATCCCAAAG aTACATCTGTTAGACCCTGAAGCGGTTTTAAAGGATGCTCGGTCAACGCTTCCAATTGAAGAGGActga
- the LOC121296785 gene encoding transmembrane protein 120B-like — protein MSLQRFQAEWEEIEQEFQQLQELHKVYRQKLDELTNLQTVCSNSISKHKKNLGEIKYSLRRCKKELCTAEERELIQSVHTQMKERQNVFFDMEAYLPKKNGLYLNLVLGNVNVTLLNNQAKFVYKDEYEKFKLYMTIILLLGAITCRFFLNYRVIDEIFNFMLVWYYCTLTIRENILISNGSRIKGWWGLHHYVSTFLSGVMLTWPNGFIYKMFRNQFLAFSIYQSFVQFLQYYYQSGCLYRLRALGERNHLDLTVEGFQSWMWRGLTFLLPFLFFGHFWQLYNAIQLFGLSRHGECKEWQVFMLALAFLILFLGNFLTTLKVVHQKFQKK, from the exons ATGTCTCTGCAGAGGTTCCAGGCTGAATGGGAAGAAATTGAGCAGGAATTCCAGCAGTTGCAG GAGTTGCACAAAGTGTACAGGCAGAAACTGGATGAACTCACAAACCTCCAGACGGTCTGTAGCAATTCTATTAGCAAACACAAGAAGAATCTGGGGGAGATCAAGTACAGTCTGCGGAG GTGTAAGAAAGAGCTGTGTACTGCTGAAGAGAGGGAATTGATCCAGAGTGTCCACACTCAGATGAAAGAAAGGCAAAATGTGTTCTTTGATATGGAGGCCTATTTGCCAAAAAAGAACGG ATTGTACTTAAATCTAGTGCTCGGAAATGTGAATGTAACTCTACTCAATAACCAGGCAAA ATTTGTGTACAAAGATGAATATGAGAAGTTTAAACTGTACATGACAATAATCTTACTGCTCGGTGCGATCACCTGCCGGTTCTTTCTCAATTACAG GGTGATAGATGAAATCTTTAATTTCATGCTGGTTTGGTACTACTGCACACTGACGATAAGGGAAAATATTCTCATCAGTAATGGGTCAAG AATAAAAGGATGGTGGGGTTTGCATCATTACGTTTCTACCTTTCTATCTGGGGTAATGTTAACATG gcCGAATGGATTCATATATAAAATGTTTCGAAACCAGTTTCTGGCGTTTTCTATTTATCAAA GTTTTGTACAGTTCTTGCAGTATTACTACCAAAGTGGATGTCTATACAGGCTCCGGGCTCTAGGGGAAAGAAACCACCTAGATCTCACAGTGG AGGGGTTTCAGTCCTGGATGTGGAGAGGTCTCACATTTCTTCTTCCTTTCCTTTTCTTTGGGCAT TTCTGGCAGCTTTATAATGCGATACAGCTGTTTGGGTTGTCCAGACATGGAGAATGCAAAGAATGGCAA GTGTTCATGCTGGCTCTTGCCTTCCTCATCCTGTTTTTGGGGAACTTCCTCACGACGCTCAAAGTGGTCCACCAGAAGTTTCAGAAAAAATGA
- the LOC121297383 gene encoding calcium release-activated calcium channel protein 1-like, whose product MSLDEHSLQTLSWRKLYLSRAKLKASSRTSALLSGFAMVAMVEVQLEPSHEYPPGLLIAFSACTTVLVAVHLFALMISTCILPNIEAVSNVHNLNSVKESPHERMHMHIELAWAFSTVIGTLLFLAEVVLLCWVKFLPVKKHPVDLSPNSTSSKITPGEAAAIASTTIMVPFGLVFIVFAVHFYRSLVSHKTDRQFQELEELSNFARLQNQLDHRGQTEDAAMQSPSSHYP is encoded by the exons ATGAGTCTCGACGAGCACTCGTTGCAGACTCTGTCCTGGAGGAAGCTCTATTTGAGCAGAGCCAAGCTCAAAGCCTCAAGCAGGACGTCGGCTCTTCTCTCGGGTTTCGCAATG GTGGCTATGGTAGAAGTTCAACTTGAACCCTCCCATGAATACCCCCCTGGCCTGCTGATCGCTTTTAGTGCTTGCACCACGGTGCTGGTCGCAGTACACCTCTTCGCTCTCATGATAAGCACCTGCATTCTTCCAAACATCGAGGCCGTCAGCAATGTGCACAACCTAAACTCTGTGAAGGAGTCTCCCCACGAGCGCATGCACATGCACATCGAGCTGGCGTGGGCCTTCTCCACCGTCATCGGAACCTTGCTGTTCCTAGCTGAAGTGGTTCTGCTGTGCTGGGTCAAGTTTCTCCCAGTAAAGAAGCACCCAGTCGACCTCTCTCCCAACAGCACCAGTAGTAAAATCACCCCTGGAGAAGCAGCCGCTATTGCCTCCACTACAATCATGGTGCCATTTGGATTAGTTTTCATTGTGTTCGCAGTGCATTTTTACAGATCGCTTGTCAGTCACAAAACAGACAGGCAGTTCCAAGAACTGGAGGAGCTTTCAAACTTCGCAAGACTGCAGAATCAGCTTGACCACAGAGGCCAAACAGAGGATGCGGCAATGCAGTCTCCCAGCAGTCattatccataa